From a region of the Acomys russatus chromosome 4, mAcoRus1.1, whole genome shotgun sequence genome:
- the Chst1 gene encoding carbohydrate sulfotransferase 1: MQCSWKAVLLLALASIAIQYTAIRTFTAKSFHTCPGLTETGLAERPCEEGPTFSYNLSRKTHVLILATTRSGSSFVGQLFNQHMDVFYLFEPLYHVQNTLIPRFTQGKSPADRRVMLGASRDLLRSLYDCDLYFLENYIKPPPVNHTTDRVFRRGASRVLCSRPVCDPPGSPDLILEEGDCVRKCGLLNLTLAAEACRERSHVAIKTVRVPEVNDLRALVEDPRLNLKVIQLVRDPRGILASRSETFRDTYRLWRLWYGTGRKPYNLDVTQLTTVCEDFSSSVSTGLMRPSWLKGKYMLVRYEDLARNPMKKTEEIYEFLGIPLDSHVARWIQNNTRGDPTLGKHKYGTVRNSAATAEKWRFRLSYDIVAFAQNACQQVLAQLGYKMANSEEELKNPAISLVEERDFRPFL; the protein is encoded by the coding sequence ATGCAATGTTCCTGGAAGGCTGTCCTCCTCCTTGCCCTGGCCTCCATTGCCATCCAGTACACCGCCATCCGCACATTCACTGCCAAATCCTTCCACACTTGCCCTGGGCTGACAGAGACTGGGCTGGCCGAGCGGCCCTGTGAGGAGGGCCCCACCTTCTCCTATAACCTCTCGAGGAAAACGCACGTCCTCATCCTGGCCACCACGCGCAGTGGCTCATCCTTCGTGGGCCAGCTCTTCAACCAGCACATGGACGTCTTCTACTTGTTTGAGCCTCTCTACCACGTCCAGAACACACTCATTCCCCGCTTCACCCAGGGCAAGAGCCCCGCAGACCGCAGGGTCATGCTAGGCGCCAGCCGGGACCTGCTGAGGAGCCTTTATGACTGTGATCTCTACTTTCTGGAGAATTACATCAAGCCACCTCCAGTCAACCACACCACCGACAGAGTCTTCCGCCGAGGGGCCAGCAGGGTCCTCTGCTCTCGTCCAGTATGTGACCCTCCAGGGTCCCCTGACCTGATCCTGGAGGAGGGAGACTGTGTGCGCAAGTGCGGTCTGCTGAACCTGACCTTGGCGGCCGAGGCTTGTCGTGAGCGCAGCCACGTGGCCATCAAGACTGTGCGGGTACCTGAGGTGAATGACTTGCGGGCCCTGGTGGAAGACCCAAGGTTGAACCTCAAGGTCATCCAGCTTGTGCGAGACCCCCGTGGCATCTTGGCTTCTCGGAGCGAGACCTTCCGGGACACCTACCGACTCTGGCGGCTTTGGTACGGCACAGGGAGGAAGCCCTACAACCTAGATGTTACGCAGCTGACCACGGTGTGTGAGGATTTCTCCAGCTCCGTGTCCACTGGCCTCATGCGGCCATCCTGGCTCAAGGGCAAGTACATGCTGGTACGTTATGAGGACCTGGCCAGAAACCCgatgaagaagacagaggagatcTACGAATTTCTGGGCATCCCCCTGGACAGTCATGTGGCGCGCTGGATCCAGAACAATACGCGGGGTGACCCCACTTTGGGCAAGCACAAATATGGGACTGTGCGCAACTCTGCAGCCACCGCTGAGAAGTGGCGCTTCCGCCTCTCCTATGACATCGTGGCCTTTGCCCAGAATGCCTGCCAGCAGGTACTGGCTCAGCTGGGCTACAAGATGGCCAATTCGGAGGAGGAGCTGAAGAACCCCGCCATCAGCCTGGTGGAGGAGCGCGACTTTCGCCCATTCTTGTGA